The DNA region GAGCGCCACTACAGGTAAGATTACTTGATCGATATCAAGACCCAAGCTTGTAAACCAGCTCCCGAGGAAGTAGCCGAGATAGGTAATGCCTCCCGCCCAAAGAATACCTCCGATGAGGTTGTAGGCGAGGAAGGTAGTGTAGTTCATTTTTCCAACACCCGCGACAATCGGTGCGAAAGTGCGGACTACCGGGATAAAACGAGCGATGATGATTGTTTTTCCACCGTACTTTTCGTAAAACGCCTCGGCTCTTTGGATATTTTCTTGTTTGAAGAGGCGAGAATTTGGGCGGGTAAAAAGTCGACGCCCAATTCGTCGACCAAAAGTATATCCAACGCTATCACCCAGAACAGCGGCTACAAAAAGCAGCGCGACCAGGGCATGAATGTTAAAGTGCAGGATGCCAACGTTAACCAAGAAGCCTGCTGTAAAAAGAAGGCTATCCCCCGGAAGGAAGAAGCCGATAAGAAGACCCGACTCGGCAAAAATAACAAGGAGTACTCCCAGGACGCCCATACTTGATAAGATAGACTGAACGTCGATTCCAAGTAGTGCGCTAAAGAGAGTTGAGGTAGAAAGTAAATGGGAAAACATAGCCTTATTTTAGCATGCGAAAGGGGAATGGTATAATAAGAACGTACCGAATAGGAGGACCAAAGTGAACGACATTTCATTGAAATTATCAGAGCGGACGGTAACGGGTAAAAAAGTAGACAAAATACGCCACGAGGGCCTTGTGCCTAGTGTTGTATACGGAGGAAAGTCGACGCCACTTGCAACGCAATCTCAGTTTGTTGATACGACAAAGGTTGTGCGGTCGGCGGGCAAGCATTCTCCAGTCCATCTTGTTATAGACGGCAAGAAAAAACTTGCAATTATTAAATCCATTGATCGCGATCCGGTAAGGCATACGGTGCGTCATG from Candidatus Saccharimonadales bacterium includes:
- a CDS encoding VTT domain-containing protein, with product MFSHLLSTSTLFSALLGIDVQSILSSMGVLGVLLVIFAESGLLIGFFLPGDSLLFTAGFLVNVGILHFNIHALVALLFVAAVLGDSVGYTFGRRIGRRLFTRPNSRLFKQENIQRAEAFYEKYGGKTIIIARFIPVVRTFAPIVAGVGKMNYTTFLAYNLIGGILWAGGITYLGYFLGSWFTSLGLDIDQVILPVVALIILISIAPALIHLLKDKEQRATFWDATKRELAGLFKRR